The sequence GATTTGAAAGTGTAACGGTGAATTTGATCTGTATCCTAAGTTCCTGTAGAACAGTAGAATACTAGTATCGAGTCAAGAGAGAACAAACTGCTTGCTGGAACACCAAAAAATACTTGGAAAAAATCACGATCACTGTACAcgtgttttttttctctttctcctagTGGAAGATAATCTATGTCTGCAAAGGAACCTTTATTCTAACTGGAAGGAGGTTTTCTACAAGGGAAAGGGATGGGGTTAGGGTGAAGGCTGGAATTTTTATTTTGACTACTCTAATGATAATGTCATCTCATGGTGGGTTAAGCTAAGCTGTAAGTGGGATAATCCATGTGTCGGCATAGTTAATCTGTGAGTTGGAAGTGAAAACTAGTCATGTTATAAGGGGACTAAAATCCTTTCTTAAAGTTCTGTGGTGTAGTGAAacctcattttctttttcttaaaaaaagagagaaaaaaattaaaagcacaAGTATTACAAGTCCAGTCCTGCCGCTTGAAGGCATCATGTTTTAAATGGGGCTTCTGAACTTGAACCtgtcttttctatttattttttttttattgtgaatatgtGATGCTGAAGATGATGAATGACTAAATGTCAAACTCAGAGGGAGGATTTTAAATGAATTTTAATCTGATTATGCAAAACTTCCATGAGGTTTTTGGGCCTTTTAGTTATtgattattttgtaatttattttaaaaataatacctGAATTTTAGAGTTTTCGCGACTTAttaatacgtatatattatatccatgtacagtatgcatgtatagTTACTCCCGGAACTTTATGAAATCCACAAATCAATTACTCTCTCAATTAGTCTCTAATTTCCCCGGGGGTTATGGAAGATCACTTAGTGAGCATTACAAGGTTTAAAAGTTTTGTTAGATTGTAAAGGCTATCTAAAGATGTTTTGTTTGGCTAGATTACTGTACAATAGGACATTAATAAGTACCGTCACATTCAGTGTTGCAGATGCAGGGCcaccattttttttaaaaatcttattaCCAAAATTCATCTGCAATGAAAGAACGATCTTTTTTCAAGCGTAATTATTCTAATGCTTTCTTGGTTTCTACAGTATGTGTGTTGGGTGTATTTAAGAAGGAATTCTACTAGTGCTACTTTTGTGGCGCAATTTATGTTTAGATTTGCTGTCTCACTTTAGGACCCTTTTGTTGTTATTGATAGATAACTATGCccaaaaacattaaatgccaagGTACGGAAGCCACACGAACACAATCATAACAATGATGACGAAGAAGAAGGCCCTCAGGAGAAGGTACCGCTCCGAGATGTTTCCCCACTGGTTGTAGGAGTACGGACAGTCATATTCGATGTGAGACCGAACGTTATCTTTGTCGAAGGAATCGTATCCCACGCACTTGCCACACAGGTAAAAGAGCACTTGCGAGGTGAGGGCCGCTGTGTCTAAATCTATTGTCGTGGTTACATTTGCGTTACCAGTTGAAGATGGCAGGGGAATGTCAGCAAACGTATCGGCCCCGTTTCCGCCGACATTACCTCCCACATTCAAATTGAAGGAAGGGTTCCCTGCTGATGCACTTGCTGCAGCAGCTGTCCCATCTGCAGGTCTTGGAAGCTCAGGAAGGTGAGCAACTGTGAGATGGGAGGAACATTCTACGAGTATCAAGCCCGGACAGTGGTCGTCTTCCTGCGCTCCAGCAATGAAAGGCCACCTTCTGTTCAGTTCCTGTGAACGTAGAATTATTGAAGCTTATCTATTGAAAAGTTGGAATCATATCATATATACCCGTTTACAAAAATTAGCATTAATGTATTCATTTTTTTACAAGCATGCTCCTTTGTAATAAGATTGGTTGTATAGGCTATGTAGCTATAGAAAGTGAGCAATCATAGCCTGATTTTGGAGCTGTACGAACAAGACTATCCCGTTCAGATCAGAATTTTTCTGGTGTAATGAAATACTCTCTGTAGGTCTCAAATTTGGCTTTAAATTGTTGGAATGAGCTGGGATTGAGGTATAGTATGTCTCAATGAATAATATACACtagactgtactgtatatatagatgaagGGACAGATGGAAGCCGTTAGGTCTTTTGCAGGAGAAACGGTCAAAAATCtttagaaggaaaatgaaaaaggacAGCATTGCGGTAATTATGATTGAAGTTCAGAAAAAGCCATGCCTGTACAAGTAGATTATTATGGCAACTGGCAAGACCAGCTAGAAAATATACAGTGGTACTCCATCAAATGAACACACTGGCAGATGGGATTATGACAATCGCATTGGATGTTCCAATCTCTTCCTAGTGTGCCAAACTTGGAAGCTCAATAAACATGGTGGCCTCAATCCACCCCACCACCACCACTGCCACAAGTGGAACATCATACATGCATAAGAAATGCTGTGGATATCCTTCATGGCTTTACATGAGACCTATAGGAAGTGTTTCTATGTAATAACCGTTTCTTATAATTTGCATTTGACTATATTGTGCtacattattatttctaattttgaatgtaaatgattaaattgtatttattTCTGATGGTTGGGATTATAAATTATTCAATTATTACCAACACAAACTTTTAAAAATTTGTGCATATGGTATGGATGTGGAATGCTCTGagtaaatttcctttatttcttatgggaaaaattgttttggaTAATGAGCATTTTGGACCGCGAGCAGAATAGATTAAACTCataaaccgaggtactactgtatgtgtgtgtgtatgtatatatatatatatatatatatatatatatatatatatatatatgtgtgtgtgtgtgtgtgcctttgttAATTAAACAAATTAAACTGCTGATGTCTTGGTTTCATGGAATGATAGTGAACATTTCTGAAAATATCAATTATTCTTTATCGAAGAAACTGAACTCGAAGTTTTCTACAAACAAAAATTAAGTCTcatgtattcttatatatagaaATCAAATCTCGTTCAGTACATGTCAGAAAATAAACTTTCTACTCGTTGCTGAAAAAATATAAGCTTTGTATATTTGCTAATAAATGAATTGGTTAAGTCAATTGTTTGGCAAAGAAAGTACCAGATGAAACATTACCTTTCTGACAAGGGCTTTGTTGCAAACTGATGTTAGGCATGGCGGCTGCACCTTGGGCGGTCGTAATCGTTTCAGAGAACAGGTGCGGAGGAACCTGAATGAGAAAAAAACTCCCTTGAAAACACTAACTGGAAGAGAGTCGCTAGAGGAAACATTAACAGGAAAACAATCACGGGTAGAAACGTTAACTGGAAGACTGTTACAGTTTAAGATATGACCTGGAAAAGAATGACTGGAGGAAACATTAACAGGAAAACAATCACGGGCAGAAACGTTAACTGGAAGACTTTTACAGTTTAAGATATGACCTGGAAAAGAATGACTGGAGGAAACATTAACAGGAAAACAATTACAGGGAGAAACATTAACTGGAAGACTGTTACAGTTTAAGATATGACCTGGAAAAGAATGACTGGAGGAAACATTAACAGGAAAACAATTACAGGGAGAAACATTAACTGGAAGACTGTTGCAGTTTGAAATATGAACTGGAGAAGAATGATTGAAGGAAACATTAATAGGAAAACAATAATGGTTGAAATGTTTTCTAGAAGACTGTTACAGTTTAAGATATGAACTGGAAAAGAATGACTAAAGGAAACATTAATAGGAAAACAATAATGGTTGAAATGTTTTCTAGAAGACTGTTACAGTTTAAGATATGAACTGGAAAAGAATAACTGAAGGAAACATCAACAGGAAAACAATCATGGGTTGAAACGTTTACTGGAAGACAGTTACAGTTTAAGATAAGAACTGGAAAAGAATAACTGAAGGGAGCATTAACAGGAAAACAATCAAGGGTAGAAACATTAATTGGAAGATAGTCACAATTTAAGATATGAACTTGAAAAGAATGACTGGTGGAAATAATAACTTATCTTTTCATTGACGGTGATAATTATTTACAACGTTGATAGTATGTGATGTCAGTGTCAGATCGATTTCATTTTaatgcagtttatttttttttctttttgtgacgaACCAAGTTTCACTATATATCGTAATTGGCAAGATCGTTTTCATGGCGACAATGTCCAGCTTTCCATTGCTAATCTTTGACTCATTAGTCATAAAATAATAGACTTTTAATCATAAACATTTACGATTCAGGAGGAAAAGACTAATACTGACTGAAATCAATAAACTTTAATTGACAAAAAGAAGCCCAAATTTACCTAATGGAGACTGATAAGAAGGTCCTAGGAAAATGTACATGAATGAATAGATGGACCCCATCCACCGTAAGAAAGGGATACGGAGAAgtgaaggaaaaactaaataagagAAATATGATTTTTAATTAAAATAACCGCAACAAATAGTCCTGAAAAAATGATCTAAATATTTACCTTTAGTAAGCAAAATGCAAAAAATTGTTTCCCGATTATCTACTTGTTATCTTAAGAGCTGTGAATGTGACGGGATGTTTTCCTTTGTACAAGCTCCAGTAATGTGCCTATGGTTTTCCCGACTATAGTCACCACGAAGATTCCGGAGGAACTAAGCCCCactcctgatgacgtcataaccaatcgtGTTGTCTCccccgttagcagcggtcacaaatTTTTCAGGGGACGTATTGTGAccactgctaacgtgggagacaacgtgaaaggccatgacgtcatcaaagggtggggcttatttcgcccggaatctttgtggCGACTACAGGGGCAGTGAGCATCGTGGAATCAAACAAAAGTTGTGATCAGGCCTCCAACTGGGTAAGGGTTCTTTGGTTAATTTAGGTTAAAGTGTGTAAAATCAAGACTTGGTTCATATACTCCGAAATTTTTCTTTACAAATGTAGGGACAGATGTGGTCATGCACCTAATCAAAGAAGGGATTTGATTGATGTAATTCAGTGACTTACATAAGCTCAGTTATCCCCCTTTTTTAATTATTGTGATTCTTTGTGTAGAATTAGCAAAACGGATGAACATAAGACTTGAAGGATAGAGGATTGGGAGAACCAGGTAATgctgggctattattattattattattattattattattattattattattattattattattattattattattattattactagctaagctacaaccctagttagaaaagcaggatgatataagcttaaGGGGccacaggatgccataagcccaagggccccaacatggaaaatagcccagtgataaaatgaaataattaaacaaataaaatagtatgcatgagtgtaccctcaaagctcAAAATTAAAGTAATAGAAACGAAAATAAGCCTGAAAAATAGAGGATTGTACAGATTGGGGAAAACAAAAGCAAGAAGAAATTGACCTGACAGGAACCGCAGGACAAGGCTCCCTCGCATGTTCGTGAGGAATGGCGTCCAGTATGGTCGAGTAACCGCCCTCAGAGTCGCTGAGCTCTGCTGCTATGGATGCCAGGACGCCTCCTCTCAGTCCTCTTTCTGACTCTTGGACCACGTACGTCTGGTAGAAGGAAAGTGGCACGTAGAGAAATACCAGAACGGTAGGATGCTTGCTTATTACCATATCATTTTCTATATTTACAGCATTGTTACATCTATCAATTCAATGTAAACTTGGAGAAGAGGGATCTTGCCAATAGTTTCTGGTAATTGGGACTTTCACCTGTAAACTTTTAcacccaaaagggaaaaaaaaaaaacatttttatgagGTGATTGTAGCTACTATATCTGTAAAATGGAGTTTTTTCTTCAACTTTAACTATAATCAGAGGGAATGCAGTGCTCTATCAAAAAGGGGATTGGGAGTTGAAGTagaggaaatgctaaattgcagaTTTTAACGATTTATCATTACAAGAATCAGAGAAATTTTAACAAATGCTAAATGTTGTATTTACAAGTGCTGCCTATTGTGAACCTCTGCTGAGAGTATTTGGTTCATGGAAGGGCTTTAAACTCAAGAAATCAGAGAAAGGTCAGGTGATGTACGTACTTGCAAATATATAGCATAAGACATGAATGTAAGATGAAATAGTTGGCTTGCAGTTGATAAATTACTAATTGAGGAAAGTTAGTAGAATGAACTAATAGATTTAGCTTATATGGAAAAACAGATACCTATTTTTCATCTAAAGAAGCCCAAaaatttttctatgaaaaatattcacttAGAGCTCATTCTCAAAGAAGTCATTCATGTCTTTCCTATAAGAGAGCCTCACCTGAAGGACAGGATCTGTACCAGGAGGCTCGGCATTCGATGGAAGAGTGAACACCGTCCTTGGCTCCCCTTTCTGTCGGCTGCTCTGCGTTGCTTCTTGGTAAGTAGGGAGAGCATTGGGGTTGCACAACTGGGAAGGAAAGGATTTACACGATTAGAAGATCTTTCTCTGGATGGAATGTACGTCtattaattaaaataacaataattcaaatgCTGAAATTGATTAACACGCCATAGTCTCAAACTGGCAAACAATATAGTCTCTCTTATAGACCAGATGAGGGCTTATAGTGGGGCctctaaaaataatttgaaatacaaTTGTTAAGCCAGCATTGTACACCAGAGAATAAAAACAAATAGCAACCGGAGACTCTATTCAACATTAGGAAGTAGGAGACCATTGGAAATACCCCTGTCACACAATCTGTTGGACTGAAGTTCGTGGCCCTCTCAAGTCTATAGCGTCTAGTCGTATCTGCTATCTCACCGTTCTTGTGTACTATGGATGGGGGATTGGGGATCCTATAGGGCTACCTGCCAAATCATAATCCAccactgcctagccctccatgTTTCCTAGCTTGAGCGTAGAGGATTCATGGTcgttaatcatatgcatatatggttggtCTCTGAAACATTGtcctgctccttgcctctgccaggCATAAGCAACAAACTATGGCTACCTAAAAATGAATGCCAACGTATTAATGTTGTTCCTCTGGAGGATAATTATTTGAAGTTCAGTTGTCGGGAGAGGTTTGTTTCTTGACTCGAATGAGTTGGCTGCGGTTTTCACATCATACCAGACACCAACAATGTCATATATTCTAGGATGGCAAATATCTTTGGAGGAAAGTGTATTGTTTGTGTAGAAGATTGTTCTTTGTTATATATGAGTGGATTAATATCCTAACATGAGATTTTTAATGACTAAAGCTACCTCATTTACATCTTTGAAGCAATATAGCAATATAGGTATATATTTCTATCAACCAAACTTTCATTTCCAGAATGCGATAAAGGGAGGGTAGGGAAGTTGACATGGCTGAGAATATAGGTAATTTTAAAAGATTTCTAATCTTATGCGTTGTCTTACAATGTTGACAGTCTAAATAACATTTCATCATATGCCGATACAATACATCAACAAGGATAATAATAGAActgactagaaacgattgcattggCTTTTGTTGTTTAGTATTTAGACACTGCTAAATTCAACATACTGAATCTTCGCTGTTATTATTTCTGAAATCTTAAGATGGAAATGAATGAGAATGACATACCTGGTCATACGATGGAGGAGGCGAGTGAAGGCAAGGCGGGACGGAGTCATGGGAGGTCAAATATGTTAGTGCTAAGTTGTGGACCCGGGCTTCTCTCTCGCTTAAACTGCTCCCTGGTGTGCCAGTGTTGGAGCTCGCCAAATGCTCCAGATTGCTGATGGAAGTCAAAGGAGTTTAAAGGGAATCTGAGGCGGAAATGCTAGAAATTAAGGAGGAAATTTGGGGAGTTTGAAGGGCATTTGATATTTACGGTTTCATGGATTGGGTAAGTTAGGGTGTATAAAAGACGTCTAGAGTATAGTGTATCGTAAATGGACGAAATCAAAGTTGGTGACGTTCTGTAAAgtaaattattttgtttaaatgTTGCATGAAATTTCGACAGAAATCCAAGAAACTATAACCACAagacatatatttttattcaaaaccAGTACACTAGAGGAAAAAACATGAATCTTAATATTCAAAAGTCTAGACACTAAAGGCCATTCTTAAAgctattgttaaaatgaaaaatttatgttGCTTAAGCAAAATGAAAATGTCTTGCACAAGCCAAAATCTTAATGATGGAAGTATGATAGGGAGATGAATAGATTAAACATAGCTAAAGATGATGTTTGTCATGTTCCAATCGAatagtttattgttttatttcctgTTTTCTAACAACTCAAATTTCAGATTTGCCATAAACCTTCCATAGCCCTCTCGGGTCTCATTGAGGCTTGTTGACTTTTCCACTTGACTCCTAAGGCCTGTTGCAATGTCAGCAATGTTCACGGAAGATTATTGTGTCAAATGTGTCAGAAATTCATTGGTGGTCACCAtgccaagtactgaccagaccaaaTTTTGCATAATTCACGAATTGAAGAACATGTCACGCCATTTTACTTAAGTCAGTGGTTACCCAGCCAAGTACTGACCAGAATAACAGTAATTATGTCAAATGAATTTCAGGTAGCCTTTTATTCCTGGTATCTGgttttgggattataagaaagatTCAGTTGTTTAGGTGGCAATATAACATCTTGATTGATTAATGTTCTTTGAGGGAtactttatctgaaaaaaaaaaaacatgatggctATTAAGAATAGAATTCTAACTGTTGAAAAAACGTAATCGATCTCGACAGTAGGATTCTTACTGTAATTATACATAAAGTAATTAAGATTACTTATATATTAACCCTTTGACGACCACGTAAAGATTAGTGTTGTAAGTTCCCAAGACTGAGCGCTAGCAAGAAACtgggaagaaatatttttttcaaatcactATAGCGACCATAATATTTGAGCTGGGATATTCATTTTGGTCGCGATTTTTTCCTCAATAATTATGTTTTACGAGAAAATAACGAGAATTGCAATAGAACATGCGTATCTATGATAAATTTTGAGATGTGTGCAAAAAACTGCTAACTGCGCGTATATTTTTATTACGTATGCAAAGATCACTCCTAAAACCACTCTCAAAATAATTTCTGAAAGCATATCATACACACTCCACTTAATCCACTCTCAAAACGATTTAAAAAAACATCTTCAACTCCACCTTCAACACCAACAGTGCCTCACTTTA comes from Palaemon carinicauda isolate YSFRI2023 chromosome 3, ASM3689809v2, whole genome shotgun sequence and encodes:
- the LOC137637976 gene encoding uncharacterized protein codes for the protein MPADDSQGVGHGTLCGAEAQYCSKTPPRPSVYRTIGTTQPCFSSSAPSMSADMMGLAGPLRPNESLSSPESRTLVFLDPVASAAGSTPSSNLSSTRQGFVPQDHAYRIPSNSSQVSRSSVILQHNYTPEHGISAAERSYSFSPMVMRGNSPDSSPAVTFARHPSPITSVGRLRSSPTLSVASSISTSVSPSVPTTSIVPSIYTSLPSSSLSSSLSFSFPSVTRTPYVHHSHSPSTTRIVRSTSAASSTLHPSPTSRSASLALRISEASSNLEHLASSNTGTPGSSLSEREARVHNLALTYLTSHDSVPPCLHSPPPSYDQLCNPNALPTYQEATQSSRQKGEPRTVFTLPSNAEPPGTDPVLQTYVVQESERGLRGGVLASIAAELSDSEGGYSTILDAIPHEHAREPCPAVPVRFLRTCSLKRLRPPKVQPPCLTSVCNKALVRKELNRRWPFIAGAQEDDHCPGLILVECSSHLTVAHLPELPRPADGTAAAASASAGNPSFNLNVGGNVGGNGADTFADIPLPSSTGNANVTTTIDLDTAALTSQVLFYLCGKCVGYDSFDKDNVRSHIEYDCPYSYNQWGNISERYLLLRAFFFVIIVMIVFVWLPYLGI